Genomic segment of Candidatus Zixiibacteriota bacterium:
CGGGGGAGGAGACGGCGTTGTCCATTCGAGTGTTAGAGCTCCCCACGGGTTCGGACCGGAGCGTTTGCCTCTGTACAGGGAATGAATCAAGTACGCCAGCATGACGATGAAACCAAGGCCGAGTATCCAGGAACCGACGGTCGAGAAAGCATGCAGCTGCTGGAATTGATCGCGATAATCGAAATAGCGGCCAGGCATTCCTCTTGTTCCAAGAATGAACTGAACGAAGAAAGTCGCATTGAAACCGATGAATATCAGGGCGCATGCCAGCTTGCTCCAGAAGACACTGTACTTCCTCCCGAACATCTTCGGCCACCAGTAATGCAGCCCTGCAATGAACGCCATGACTGTACCGCCCATCATAACGTAATGAAAATGTGCGACTACGAAATACGTGTCATGCAGATGGATGTCGACTGATAGCGCGCCGAGGAAGATTCCGGTCAGTCCGCCAATCGTGAACAGCACGAGGAACGAGAGAGCGTACAGCATGGGTGTATCGAGACTGATCGAGCCTTTGTACATAGTCATCACCCAGTTGAACACTTTGATACCTGATGGGATACCTACCAGAAATGTCAGGAACGAGAATATCATCGCTGCGATTTCAGACTGACCGCTGGTGAACATGTGGTGTCCCCAGACGAGGAAGCTTACAAGCGCGATGCCCAAGCTCGAATAGGCGATTGCCTTGTATCCGAAGATTTTCTTATGCGAGAACACAGATATCAATTCGGAAATTATCCCCATCCCCGGCAAGATCATAATGTAGACCGCTGGATGAGAGTAGAACCAGAAGAAATGCTGAAACAGCACCGGATCGCCCCCCATCGCAGGATCGAATATACCGATTCCAAAGAGTCGTTCGAGCATCAATAGGGCAAGAGTGATTCCGAGAACCGGCGTGGCAAGTACCTGTATGATTGCCGTTGCGTAGAGTCCCCACACAAAGAGCGGAAGCTTGAACCAGGTCTGGCCGGGAGCTCTTAACCTGTGTATTGTAACGATGAAGTTGATCCCGGTGAATATGGATGAGAATCCGAGTATAAATGCTCCGAGAGTCATCGAAATCACAGACGTGTTTGTCTGCGTGCTGTAAGGCGTGTAGAAAGTCCATCCGGTATCTGCTGCGCCGGAGATGAGTGAGTAGAGTGCAAAGCAGGCGCCTATGACATAGATATACCAGCTTGCGAGATTCAGGCGGGGGAATGCAACGTCTTTCGCGCCAAGCATCAGAGGCAACACGAAATTGCCGAGAGCCGCCGGAATACCGGGTATTATGAAGAGGAAGATCATTATCGCGCCATGAAGCGTGAACATCTGGTTATATGTGTCGGGCCCCATGATGTCGGGTCCAGGTCTGAAAAGCTCCAGGCGAATCAGCATCGCAAAAAACCCGCCCAGGAAGGCTGCGGTTGTGATGCCGACCAGATAGAGCACTCCTATACGCTTGTGATCGAGTGTAAGAAGCCACGACTTCAAACCTTTTGGGTGTCTGAGAAAGCTCAGATCGAGAGCTGAATCTGTACTGCTCATGGATTCTCCCACCTGTTATTTCAAAGACTTGATATACGCGATGAGCGCGTCGATCTGCTTATCCTTCAGCAAGCCTTGATACGTCGGCATGATCGGCTGGAAGCCTTTGACGACCTTTGCCTGCGGCTCCAGAATCGATTCCCG
This window contains:
- the ctaD gene encoding cytochrome c oxidase subunit I — encoded protein: MSSTDSALDLSFLRHPKGLKSWLLTLDHKRIGVLYLVGITTAAFLGGFFAMLIRLELFRPGPDIMGPDTYNQMFTLHGAIMIFLFIIPGIPAALGNFVLPLMLGAKDVAFPRLNLASWYIYVIGACFALYSLISGAADTGWTFYTPYSTQTNTSVISMTLGAFILGFSSIFTGINFIVTIHRLRAPGQTWFKLPLFVWGLYATAIIQVLATPVLGITLALLMLERLFGIGIFDPAMGGDPVLFQHFFWFYSHPAVYIMILPGMGIISELISVFSHKKIFGYKAIAYSSLGIALVSFLVWGHHMFTSGQSEIAAMIFSFLTFLVGIPSGIKVFNWVMTMYKGSISLDTPMLYALSFLVLFTIGGLTGIFLGALSVDIHLHDTYFVVAHFHYVMMGGTVMAFIAGLHYWWPKMFGRKYSVFWSKLACALIFIGFNATFFVQFILGTRGMPGRYFDYRDQFQQLHAFSTVGSWILGLGFIVMLAYLIHSLYRGKRSGPNPWGALTLEWTTPSPPPPYNFAETPKIIHGPYDYDKIDVQRD